The following are from one region of the Pseudomonas syringae genome:
- the virB9 gene encoding P-type conjugative transfer protein VirB9 produces MVNKAASGLTALLLLTSGLPASAESMGTGSSLDRRVQAAIYSPDEVFRVQTTVGRASLIQLQSNETINQDTGLMISGDPKAWSIGPNKAGNMVSLKPITDQEPDTNLTINTNRRTYLIELKLVKRKQDSTYLLRFTYPEPPKKAVAARRDPSNPCDGPVQNGPYQKRSNAESRSIAPYEGWDNGMLTCFRFTGNGPRPVLYQVLPDGTETVADMHNEQNVVVVHGVSRLFRFRLNGLLVEARPTAQVNTGYNFNGTTTGEIRELKHAEQ; encoded by the coding sequence ATGGTAAATAAAGCCGCTTCAGGCCTCACCGCTTTGTTGCTTCTGACGTCCGGCCTACCGGCCTCTGCCGAGAGCATGGGCACCGGTTCATCACTGGATCGGCGCGTACAGGCGGCCATTTACTCCCCTGACGAGGTATTTAGGGTGCAAACGACAGTTGGCCGGGCATCGCTCATTCAGCTCCAATCCAACGAGACGATCAACCAAGATACGGGCCTCATGATCTCGGGCGATCCGAAAGCCTGGTCTATTGGCCCAAACAAAGCGGGCAACATGGTTTCGCTTAAGCCGATCACTGATCAGGAGCCGGATACGAACCTGACCATTAACACCAATCGGCGTACATACCTGATTGAGCTGAAGCTGGTCAAGCGCAAACAAGACTCGACGTATCTACTGCGCTTCACCTACCCCGAGCCGCCGAAAAAGGCTGTCGCGGCTCGCCGTGACCCCAGCAACCCCTGCGACGGGCCGGTGCAAAACGGCCCCTATCAGAAGCGCTCCAATGCAGAGAGTCGATCCATAGCGCCCTATGAGGGCTGGGACAACGGCATGCTGACCTGCTTCCGCTTCACCGGCAATGGGCCGCGCCCGGTGCTGTACCAGGTTCTACCAGACGGCACCGAAACGGTGGCCGACATGCACAACGAACAGAACGTGGTCGTGGTGCATGGGGTCAGCCGATTGTTTCGGTTTCGCCTGAACGGTCTGCTTGTAGAGGCCCGGCCTACTGCTCAGGTGAACACGGGGTACAACTTCAACGGGACCACCACCGGCGAGATTCGGGAGCTCAAGCATGCAGAACAATGA
- a CDS encoding virB8 family protein: protein MKKFRKSKEDVIEQERQLAARTSIDAATAQEISLVEQAWIHAARFFEKSIAADEKAKTKRATRLNYVFGSIAVMSVAAVMGLTPLKTVQLGLVRVDRNSGYTDVVWADDKGKPQEQIDDEFWLSAYTRFRESYNFSSNDANYGMVKLMSYDETFTEYRNFQLSSKGYLEVLGTNRQIRTDINNINFLERKDREGTAQVRITKTVLDRNGIPDPQLHPVTWVATVTYDYKNPAKKAGDQWLNPRGFGIKAYTMTQEVGVSNGK, encoded by the coding sequence ATGAAAAAGTTTCGAAAATCCAAAGAGGACGTGATCGAGCAGGAGCGGCAACTGGCCGCCCGTACCAGCATCGACGCGGCCACCGCACAAGAAATCAGCCTGGTTGAACAGGCTTGGATTCATGCAGCGCGGTTCTTTGAAAAAAGCATCGCCGCCGATGAAAAGGCCAAGACCAAACGAGCAACGCGGTTGAATTATGTGTTTGGGTCCATTGCCGTCATGTCAGTTGCCGCCGTGATGGGCCTGACCCCGCTCAAGACCGTTCAACTTGGCCTGGTACGGGTCGACAGAAACTCCGGCTACACGGATGTGGTGTGGGCCGACGACAAAGGCAAGCCACAAGAGCAGATCGATGACGAGTTCTGGCTTTCCGCGTACACGCGATTCCGCGAGAGCTACAACTTTTCGAGTAACGATGCCAATTACGGCATGGTCAAGTTGATGTCCTATGACGAGACCTTCACGGAGTACCGCAACTTCCAATTGTCCTCCAAGGGCTATCTGGAAGTGCTGGGGACCAACCGGCAAATACGCACGGATATCAACAATATCAACTTTCTTGAGCGTAAAGATCGGGAAGGCACAGCCCAGGTGCGAATCACCAAAACCGTGCTGGACCGCAACGGCATCCCCGATCCTCAGCTGCACCCGGTGACCTGGGTGGCCACAGTGACCTACGACTACAAAAACCCTGCGAAAAAAGCCGGTGACCAGTGGCTAAACCCCCGTGGCTTCGGGATCAAGGCCTACACAATGACCCAGGAAGTGGGGGTGTCCAATGGTAAATAA
- a CDS encoding TrbI/VirB10 family protein: MQNNDNDQAPENTQGPDSIGPPEAAASTAASPEPAPVSEPSSTQARGAFDVRAKRSGDAQNKRTLYLGLVGLVLVGLLVIGGLWYFTISQMKTTGSEVDETNVKKDATLDVNLGSDDSMKKAREAKLAADKAEEEKRARAERERLAKEQKDKEDAERGRTGQDHAVSAPPPPGSPGQKPPEELTPRQRKLGGEMWVTFEDAQGTGAGNTQPQQPSGEQPSLPPSMLGDIQGGSSSGLGGESSSRKRSSLSNLGGTTFAPAKAYLAPNRKYLVSHNTYTRCALYTEIISTHPGMVDCRLTDPLYSADGSTVIAAAGDKLTGEQTVEVGPGETSVFTTWTEIETQAGVRAKIDSLGAGPMGASGTEAWIDRHYMQRFGGAVMLSFIQDALQAASNTTQKSSGSGGYTVNNSEQNVESMANKALDSTINIPDTGKLLPGTVITVIVARDIDFSSVFENR, translated from the coding sequence ATGCAGAACAATGACAACGACCAGGCTCCGGAGAACACTCAAGGGCCGGACAGCATCGGGCCGCCCGAAGCAGCAGCGTCCACCGCAGCTTCTCCAGAACCGGCCCCGGTCTCCGAGCCTTCTAGCACACAGGCCCGTGGGGCCTTTGACGTGCGGGCCAAACGATCAGGCGATGCCCAAAACAAGAGAACGCTTTACCTGGGCCTGGTCGGGCTGGTGTTGGTTGGTCTGCTGGTGATAGGTGGACTCTGGTACTTCACCATTTCCCAGATGAAAACCACCGGCTCCGAGGTCGATGAAACCAACGTCAAGAAGGACGCGACCCTGGACGTGAATCTGGGCAGCGACGACAGCATGAAAAAGGCACGGGAAGCCAAGCTGGCCGCTGACAAAGCTGAGGAGGAAAAGCGAGCCCGAGCGGAAAGAGAGCGATTGGCCAAAGAGCAAAAGGATAAAGAGGATGCTGAACGCGGAAGAACCGGGCAGGACCACGCCGTTAGTGCGCCGCCACCGCCCGGCTCGCCCGGCCAGAAACCGCCTGAGGAACTGACCCCCCGGCAACGCAAACTGGGAGGTGAAATGTGGGTCACCTTTGAAGACGCGCAGGGTACTGGTGCTGGGAATACTCAGCCGCAACAGCCGTCCGGCGAGCAGCCATCACTGCCGCCTTCAATGTTGGGCGACATTCAGGGCGGATCGAGCAGCGGTCTGGGTGGTGAATCGTCCAGCAGAAAACGCAGCAGCCTGAGCAACCTGGGCGGTACCACCTTTGCCCCGGCCAAGGCGTACCTGGCACCGAACCGCAAGTACCTGGTCAGCCACAACACCTACACGCGCTGCGCGCTGTACACCGAAATCATCAGTACACACCCAGGAATGGTGGATTGTCGTCTGACCGATCCGCTGTATTCCGCTGATGGCTCCACGGTGATTGCGGCAGCAGGTGACAAGCTCACCGGTGAACAGACGGTTGAGGTTGGTCCAGGCGAAACCAGCGTGTTTACCACCTGGACCGAAATCGAAACCCAAGCGGGTGTGCGGGCCAAGATTGACAGCTTGGGTGCAGGCCCCATGGGAGCCAGCGGGACCGAAGCCTGGATCGATCGTCACTACATGCAGCGCTTTGGCGGTGCGGTGATGTTGTCGTTCATCCAGGACGCGCTTCAGGCCGCGTCCAACACGACGCAGAAAAGCTCGGGGTCTGGAGGTTACACGGTGAACAACAGCGAGCAGAACGTGGAGAGCATGGCCAACAAGGCGTTGGACAGCACCATCAACATTCCGGACACCGGGAAACTGCTGCCTGGCACCGTGATCACCGTCATCGTGGCCCGCGACATCGACTTTTCATCGGTTTTCGAGAACCGCTAA